In Natrononativus amylolyticus, a single window of DNA contains:
- the hutG gene encoding formimidoylglutamase encodes MTGGFAGGEFVTHPDWGAAGGWTDVARTDDPNDDLFGHAVADVSTADADAATAVLVGEPFDGAVIGRAGAADGPTAIRRSLARTKTHHFDAGDVARIGDLGDVATLVDAETDTTEPADEPVESVQRRLQGVTAAVYDLEALPVFLGGDNSLTYANVAPLLESHESVGVVNLDAHLDVRELRGEATSGTPYRQLFEAGLEGYVCLGARHFETAGPYHEFVRERGGEIVTAEEVGDDPVAAATLALEALSVDTLYVSVDCDVLDASAAPGVSAPTPGGLSTRELFRLLRVLAGDDRVAGFEVVECAPPLDRDGLTVDAAARAVAHFLAGYGVGRR; translated from the coding sequence ATGACCGGCGGGTTCGCGGGCGGCGAGTTCGTCACGCACCCCGACTGGGGGGCCGCCGGCGGCTGGACCGACGTCGCCCGAACCGACGACCCGAACGACGACCTGTTCGGCCACGCCGTCGCGGACGTGTCGACGGCCGACGCCGATGCCGCGACCGCCGTTCTCGTCGGCGAGCCGTTCGACGGCGCGGTGATCGGCCGGGCGGGCGCGGCGGACGGTCCGACGGCGATCAGGCGGTCGCTCGCGCGGACGAAAACACACCACTTCGACGCCGGAGACGTCGCCCGGATCGGCGATCTCGGCGACGTTGCGACGCTCGTCGACGCCGAGACGGATACCACGGAGCCCGCCGACGAGCCGGTCGAATCCGTCCAGCGCCGCCTGCAAGGGGTAACTGCGGCGGTCTACGACCTCGAGGCCCTGCCGGTCTTCCTCGGCGGCGACAACTCCCTGACCTACGCGAACGTCGCGCCGTTGCTCGAGTCTCACGAGTCGGTCGGCGTCGTCAACCTCGACGCCCACCTCGACGTCCGCGAGCTCCGGGGGGAGGCGACCAGCGGAACCCCGTACCGCCAGCTGTTCGAGGCCGGCCTCGAGGGCTACGTCTGTCTCGGCGCGCGCCACTTCGAAACCGCCGGCCCGTATCACGAGTTCGTCCGCGAGCGCGGCGGCGAGATCGTCACCGCCGAGGAGGTCGGCGACGATCCGGTCGCCGCGGCGACGCTGGCGCTCGAGGCGCTTTCCGTCGACACCCTGTACGTGAGCGTCGACTGCGACGTCCTCGACGCGAGCGCCGCGCCGGGGGTGAGCGCGCCGACGCCGGGCGGGCTCTCGACGCGCGAACTGTTCAGACTCCTGCGCGTGCTGGCGGGCGACGATCGCGTCGCCGGCTTCGAGGTCGTCGAGTGTGCCCCGCCGCTCGACCGGGACGGGCTGACCGTCGACGCAGCCGCCCGCGCGGTCGCGCACTTCCTCGCGGGCTACGGGGTGGGTCGCCGATGA
- the hutU gene encoding urocanate hydratase, translating to MQSPDAAVGVGEPSDQWLEYRGAPTGTDLECRGWRQEAAFRMLNNNLDPEVAERPEDLVVYGGTGRAARSWDAYDAICDELRDLGDEETLLVQSGKPVGRFTTHERAPRVLIANSNLVGKWDDWEHFHELEAEGKIMYGQMTAGSWAYIGTQGIIQGTYETLAELAAKHYPDGDGLRGKIVVTGGLGGMGGAQPLAVTMNHGVCIAAEVDERRIDRRIDTGYCMEKTDDLEEAIEAAEAAAAAGEPYSVGVHANAADVLEEMRERGFVPDVITDQTSAHDELEGYYPSGYTVAEADDLRENDPETYVEESLDTMERHVDGILAMQEAGAIAFEYGNNIRGQVQEHRGHETAFDFPGFVPAYIRPLFCRGKGPFRWAALSGDPADIHRTDEAVKELFPEKDHLHRWIDLAQEQVAFQGLPSRVCWLGYQSADDSDGLTERARFALRINDLVAEGEISAPIVVTRDHLDAGSVASPNRETEAMRDGTDAVADWPILNALLNTAAGADIVSVHDGGGVGIGNSLHTNNHVVLDGSDLAAEKARRVYTTDPGMGVVRHADAGYEEALEEARESGVHVPMEGVDR from the coding sequence ATGCAGTCACCAGACGCCGCCGTCGGCGTAGGCGAACCGAGCGACCAGTGGCTCGAGTACCGGGGTGCACCGACCGGAACCGACCTCGAGTGTCGCGGCTGGCGCCAGGAAGCCGCATTTCGCATGCTCAACAACAACCTCGATCCCGAGGTCGCCGAGCGACCCGAAGACCTCGTCGTCTACGGCGGGACCGGGCGGGCCGCCCGCTCGTGGGACGCCTACGACGCGATCTGCGACGAACTCCGCGACCTCGGTGACGAGGAGACCCTCCTGGTCCAGTCCGGCAAGCCGGTCGGTCGGTTCACCACCCACGAGCGCGCCCCGCGGGTGCTCATCGCGAACTCGAACCTCGTCGGGAAGTGGGACGACTGGGAGCACTTCCACGAACTCGAGGCCGAGGGGAAGATCATGTACGGCCAGATGACCGCGGGTTCGTGGGCGTACATCGGTACCCAGGGAATCATCCAGGGAACCTACGAAACGCTCGCCGAACTCGCGGCCAAGCACTACCCCGACGGGGACGGACTCCGCGGCAAGATCGTCGTCACCGGCGGTCTGGGCGGGATGGGCGGCGCACAGCCGCTCGCGGTGACGATGAACCACGGCGTCTGTATCGCCGCAGAGGTCGACGAGCGCCGGATCGACCGCCGGATCGACACGGGTTACTGTATGGAGAAGACGGACGACCTCGAGGAAGCGATCGAAGCGGCCGAGGCGGCCGCGGCCGCGGGCGAACCGTACAGCGTCGGCGTCCACGCGAACGCCGCCGACGTGCTCGAAGAGATGCGAGAACGGGGGTTCGTCCCGGACGTGATCACCGACCAGACCAGCGCCCACGACGAACTCGAGGGCTACTACCCCTCCGGCTACACGGTCGCCGAGGCCGACGACCTCCGCGAGAACGATCCGGAAACCTACGTCGAGGAGAGCCTCGATACGATGGAGCGCCACGTCGACGGCATCCTCGCCATGCAGGAGGCGGGCGCGATCGCCTTCGAGTACGGCAACAACATCCGCGGACAGGTCCAGGAACACCGCGGCCACGAGACGGCCTTCGACTTTCCGGGGTTCGTTCCCGCCTACATCCGGCCGCTGTTCTGTCGCGGGAAGGGACCGTTCCGCTGGGCGGCGCTCTCCGGCGATCCCGCCGACATCCACCGCACCGACGAGGCCGTCAAAGAGCTGTTTCCGGAGAAGGACCACCTCCACCGCTGGATCGACCTCGCCCAGGAGCAGGTCGCGTTCCAGGGGCTGCCCTCGCGGGTCTGCTGGCTCGGCTACCAATCCGCCGACGACTCCGACGGGTTGACCGAGCGCGCCCGGTTCGCGCTGCGGATCAACGACCTCGTCGCGGAGGGCGAAATCTCGGCGCCGATCGTCGTCACGCGGGATCACCTGGACGCCGGCTCCGTCGCGAGTCCGAACCGCGAGACCGAGGCGATGCGCGACGGAACCGACGCCGTCGCCGACTGGCCGATCCTCAACGCACTCTTGAACACCGCCGCGGGCGCCGACATCGTCTCCGTCCACGACGGCGGCGGCGTCGGCATCGGCAACTCCCTGCACACGAACAACCACGTCGTCCTCGACGGCTCCGACCTCGCCGCTGAGAAGGCGCGGCGCGTGTACACCACCGACCCCGGTATGGGCGTGGTCCGCCACGCGGACGCGGGGTACGAGGAGGCACTCGAGGAGGCCCGCGAGTCGGGGGTTCACGTCCCGATGGAGGGGGTGGACCGATGA
- a CDS encoding helix-turn-helix domain-containing protein, with protein sequence MHEAIFRLAGTEGYAALTREFDARLSLWCNDHSDLLQVRCSSGDAADVLERIDAIAGVDDALVEETAVVAVTDGCIKDHDTPTVDPHLDAHGCLLLPPLTYENGARLCRVLALDADRLTACYRSLLEAFDVTVDAKRTLEVLPSVQSPFDLERNLPELTSRQREVFVLAYERGYYELPRETTMVDIAATLEIDRRTAEEHRRRAERKLLGALARHRLA encoded by the coding sequence ATGCACGAAGCGATCTTCCGGCTCGCGGGAACGGAGGGGTACGCGGCTCTGACCCGCGAGTTCGACGCCCGACTCTCGCTGTGGTGTAACGACCACAGCGACCTGTTGCAGGTCCGGTGTAGCTCCGGCGACGCGGCCGACGTGCTCGAGCGAATCGACGCGATCGCCGGCGTCGACGACGCGCTCGTCGAGGAGACGGCGGTCGTCGCCGTCACCGACGGCTGCATCAAAGACCACGATACGCCGACCGTCGATCCGCACCTCGACGCCCACGGCTGTCTGCTCTTGCCGCCGCTCACCTACGAGAACGGCGCCCGACTCTGTCGCGTGCTCGCGCTCGACGCCGACCGGTTGACGGCGTGTTACCGGTCGCTGCTCGAGGCGTTCGACGTAACCGTCGACGCCAAGCGAACCCTCGAGGTGCTGCCGTCCGTCCAGTCGCCGTTCGACCTCGAGCGAAACCTCCCCGAGCTAACCAGTCGACAGCGAGAGGTGTTCGTGCTGGCCTACGAACGGGGATACTACGAACTGCCACGCGAGACGACGATGGTCGACATCGCCGCCACGCTGGAGATCGATCGTCGGACGGCAGAGGAACACCGTCGCCGTGCGGAGCGAAAGCTTCTGGGAGCACTCGCGAGACATCGGCTGGCGTGA
- a CDS encoding peptidase M10A and M12B matrixin and adamalysin, whose amino-acid sequence MKRRAVLGTIGSLASLGVIGYATRDPVDALEVRFWLSERAATYPDVVDRISEYLSFALDLEYWSLELTYGGVVAVDTEDGADVTRRGEWPALVAAGTLGRGEIEPVGDVNLLVTDGQMQTAPTGFGMPHVASVGGARYISRLEPLDSLSEPGESVTYSTPNRVMQVLIHEAGHALGLGHDHGVVHRRESTDVATPMLSTYAWDPEYEGDRSRCGAIYPTDEPVARKLSFSFSQCAQREFETYSGGFTP is encoded by the coding sequence GTGAAGCGACGGGCGGTACTCGGAACGATCGGCTCACTGGCCTCACTCGGCGTTATCGGCTACGCCACTCGTGATCCGGTCGACGCCCTCGAGGTCCGATTCTGGCTCTCCGAACGGGCCGCGACGTATCCGGACGTCGTCGATCGGATCAGTGAGTACCTCTCGTTCGCCCTCGACCTCGAGTACTGGTCGCTCGAACTCACCTACGGCGGCGTCGTCGCCGTCGACACCGAGGACGGCGCCGACGTGACGCGCCGCGGCGAGTGGCCCGCGCTCGTCGCAGCCGGCACACTCGGCCGCGGCGAAATCGAGCCGGTCGGCGACGTCAACCTCCTCGTTACCGACGGCCAGATGCAAACTGCACCGACTGGGTTCGGGATGCCCCACGTCGCCTCGGTCGGTGGCGCACGGTATATCAGCCGGCTCGAGCCCCTCGATTCGCTCTCCGAACCGGGCGAGAGCGTAACGTACTCGACGCCGAACCGCGTGATGCAGGTGTTGATCCACGAGGCCGGCCACGCACTGGGGTTGGGCCACGACCACGGCGTCGTCCACCGGCGCGAGAGCACCGACGTCGCGACGCCGATGCTCAGCACCTACGCCTGGGACCCCGAGTACGAGGGCGATCGCTCGCGGTGTGGAGCGATCTACCCGACCGACGAGCCAGTCGCCCGGAAGCTCAGTTTTTCGTTCAGTCAGTGTGCACAGCGCGAATTCGAGACGTACAGCGGCGGATTCACTCCCTGA
- a CDS encoding winged helix-turn-helix domain-containing protein, which yields MKLRQPTDFLILEALEDKGRNVATNLASHTGKSRKNINTRLPVLEDYGLVNKIGPAERSGLYEISSLGKAALVYQDQYDEVDDFEALIEGPSAAPTAQDGDAQAGFVRGEDESTDDDE from the coding sequence GTGAAACTCAGACAACCCACAGATTTCCTGATCCTCGAGGCACTCGAGGACAAGGGTCGAAACGTCGCAACGAACCTGGCCAGCCACACCGGTAAGAGCCGAAAGAACATCAACACCCGTCTGCCGGTCCTCGAGGACTACGGACTCGTCAACAAGATCGGACCGGCGGAGCGCTCCGGTCTGTACGAGATCTCGTCGCTCGGAAAGGCGGCGCTCGTCTACCAGGACCAGTACGACGAGGTCGACGACTTCGAAGCCCTGATCGAAGGCCCGAGCGCGGCGCCGACCGCCCAGGACGGCGACGCCCAGGCCGGCTTCGTGCGCGGAGAAGACGAATCCACCGACGACGACGAGTAG